Genomic window (Dyadobacter fanqingshengii):
CGGTTCATTAATGCAGGCGTTGCAGAGCAAAATATGGTTGGCGTTGCAGCCGGATTTGCACATAAAGGTTATAAAGTTTTCTGTTACAGCATTGCCCCTTTTATCGTTTACCGTTGCCTGGAGCAGTTTCGTAATGATGTGTGTTTCAATAATTTACCTGTGTTTCTGGTTGGAAACGGCGGTGGTTATGGATATGGCATCATGGGAAGCAGCCACCATACAATTGAAGATCTGGCTTGCCTCAGCGGTCAGCAAAATGTCAATGTATGGGTGCCTGCATTTGCCGATGAAGTTGAACCTGTTATCCGCCAGATTGTGGCAGATGGCCGTCCCGCTTACTTGCGCTTAGGCGCTGGCAAAACAACGCCTGACAATAGTTACATCTCAGGTTCATTTAAAGTAATACATGCCCCTGAAACAGCTGAAATCACTGTTTTTGCACTCGGGCCGATCGCTAATAATGTCATGTCAGCCTTGTCGCTTTCCGAAGATCTTGCTCCCAAAGTGAATGTATTGACAGCATTGCATTTCCCCTTACAAATTACTGATGAAGTGGAAGCATTGATCAGAAAAGCGCCTTCAATTCTGGTTGCAGAAGAGCACATTAGCACGGGCGGACTCGCGCAGCAGCTTTCTGTTCAGCTTCTGGAAAAAGGAATCTTCCCTCGCAGCTTTAAAAGTCTGAAAGCGGAGGGTTATCCAAATGGGCGCTACGGAAGCCAGACTTATCACCAGAAACTTTCCGGTCTGGACCCTGATTCCATCATTGCGCATATTGGGCAGTTAATGATTCCGGCATGACGAAAAAGGCTTTAACCATCATTCTGAGCCTGATCTTGCTGCTACCGGTCCTGATATACTTTACGGTCTGGAATTATTATGCTATCAACATTCCGAAGTATGATGACCATGCTTTAAAAGAATTCATCCTTTATTATTCGCAAGCCACCACCTGGAAAGAAAAGATCTGGTTGCTTTTTAAACAGCATAACGAACACCGGATCTCTTTGACACGGCTCATCTCCTGGTGGGATTATTCGTTATTCGGATCATTGAATTACCGGCACCTGATGACAGCGGGGAATCTGCTGCTTTTGGCTGTTATACCGCTTTGGTATGAACTCCTGAAAAAGAACAAAAAGCCCTTATCCGCGTTATTACCCGTTCCATTTCTCTGGCTTACGCTCGCATTTTGGGAAAACATGTACTGGGGAATGGCCGCGATCCAAAACTTCGGCGTTGTTACATTGACCGTCTGGACACTGTATTTGTGTATCAACTTCAAAACCCTGCCATTCGCAATTTCCCTTCTTCTGACTGCCGTAACGATCCTTACGAGCGGAAATGGACTGCTGGTTCTTCCATTAGGTGCCCTACTAATATTTCTAACTGGAAACAGAAAACGATTCGCATTGTGGCTCATCGTGAGCGCCGTCGAGATTTTCTGTTATTTCAATTGGTATACCAAACCGGAATCAAATCCTGAGTCGAAAGCTTCGATTTTCCAGTTTGTAAAGGGTTATATGGCGTTTTTAGGATCTTTTGCAGAATCCTTCCCGGTGGCCGACCATATTAAGGTTTGCTTTTTTATGGGCATTATTTTGTTTCTGGTGGCTATTTCAATTGTTTCAACGACGCTGTTTCGCATTGTCAGGAATAAGTATAGCCAGAAGTTCGAGCGCATTACTGACCTTTTTTGTCTTGGAACCATACTTTTCATTCTTGCCACCGCATTAATCGTTGTTTACAGCCGCGCGGGATTTGGTTTCGATACGCTGGTAACAAGTCGCTATAAAATCTAC
Coding sequences:
- a CDS encoding transketolase family protein; its protein translation is MRKEFSNAMEQLAVEDDSIVFITGDLGYNALENLQAKLGKRFINAGVAEQNMVGVAAGFAHKGYKVFCYSIAPFIVYRCLEQFRNDVCFNNLPVFLVGNGGGYGYGIMGSSHHTIEDLACLSGQQNVNVWVPAFADEVEPVIRQIVADGRPAYLRLGAGKTTPDNSYISGSFKVIHAPETAEITVFALGPIANNVMSALSLSEDLAPKVNVLTALHFPLQITDEVEALIRKAPSILVAEEHISTGGLAQQLSVQLLEKGIFPRSFKSLKAEGYPNGRYGSQTYHQKLSGLDPDSIIAHIGQLMIPA